From one Silurus meridionalis isolate SWU-2019-XX chromosome 23, ASM1480568v1, whole genome shotgun sequence genomic stretch:
- the ankef1a gene encoding LOW QUALITY PROTEIN: ankyrin repeat and EF-hand domain-containing protein 1a (The sequence of the model RefSeq protein was modified relative to this genomic sequence to represent the inferred CDS: inserted 1 base in 1 codon) — MSSEATSRLQELQIYRLLQCVRAQDTVQVKKLLQVGVHNLVNITEPCKGKGVLHVAAVANDIDMIELLMLNGASPDVQDKQGCTSVMLAAELGHDGVVALLAEKHADMMLTDTEGKGVLFYCLCPTKRHRRCLQVALNNKADVNNVTHAGMPLFLQACENAQECEDMCLRLLERGADPNSANQVTGRTSLMEAVRAGAVQLVRAILKRGANVNTLDINRFNAVHFAAEGGYLEILQVLSAYVADMGVMTAEGNTALHYAARGGFSECCRFLALRGCNPKLKNTEGLLPCHIAQNLDHKASVKELKKAERLNRKLLKSYNNDSWPLTLYDWSRENEDELRKAFDFASHGITSLEVVSFENFVSVLRDFQAPIGNEHVRKILLAHDKHRQGLINVNDFFKGVRYLPRALVMTSSELKKAKKRPGTSGKGKKKSKLNLALPICILPPESVHRRDDGGPPHFMIEKYQFVTDTNRFDQDHPPRHPIEDDSAWYIDNXEKTFININYCVKTGDIESLKMAFSQKVSVEVKDHFYKTPLMTACASGNYEVARFLLNLGADVNAHDQFRWTPLHHACHAGHLNIIKLLVEAGASVNMPTFNGATPLMRAIESSRPCCVDYLIKAGATVTAENISEQSCLDIARVYADFRIVKLIQDKANSFWKPREHKKAKPQAKPRPATSTSINEKGSVPTPQAPEDFAASTDKTEIQDNSVIFHSTQITSGALKKDISFVPKTVWGKQLTTNQQMEKKEKRRQHFTYGDFDDFWMPFGKNVEKKALEQSRILEQN, encoded by the exons ATGAGTTCGGAAGCTACATCCCGCCTGCAGGAGCTGCAGATTTACCGACTGCTGCAGTGTGTGCGTGCACAAGACACCGTACAGGTCAAGAAGCTGTTGCAGGTTGGAGTTCACAACCTCGTCAACATCACTGAGCCGTGCAAGGGCAAAGGTGTCCTGCATGTGGCTGCGGTGGCGAATGACATTGACATGATCGAATTGCTAATGCTTAATGGAGCCAGTCCAGATGTCCAAGATAAGCAGGGATGCACATCAGTGATGTTGGCAGCCGAACTCGGACATGATGGCGTGGTGGCTCTGCTGGCTGAGAAGCATGCAGATATGATGCTGACAGACACAGAAGGgaaag GTGTGCTTTTCTATTGCCTCTGTCCCACCAAAAGGCACAGACGCTGTCTGCAGGTGGCGCTGAACAACAAGGCAGACGTGAACAACGTGACCCATGCGGGCATGCCTCTTTTCCTACAGGCCTGTGAGAACGCCCAGGAATGCGAGGACATGTGCCTTAGACTGCTGGAGAGAGGGGCCGACCCTAATTCTGCCAATCAG GTGACAGGTCGCACTTCTCTAATGGAGGCGGTAAGAGCAGGAGCAGTGCAGCTGGTGAGAGCCATCCTTAAAAGAGGGGCAAATGTCAACACACTGGACATCAATCGGTTCAACGCGGTTCACTTTGCTGCCGAAGGAGGCTATTTGGAA ATCCTTCAGGTGCTGTCTGCATACGTAGCAGACATGGGAGTAATGACGGCAGAAGGAAACACGGCTCTGCACTATGCTGCCCGAGGCGGCTTCTCTGAATGCTGCAGGTTTTTGGCACTGAGAG GATGCAATCCCAAGCTGAAAAACACTGAGGGCCTGCTACCCTGTCACATCGCACAGAACTTGGATCACAAGGCTTCAGTGAAAGAGCTGAAGAAGGCTGAGCGTTTAAATAGGAAGCTGTTAAAGAGCTACAATAACGATTCCTGGCCACTGACCCTTTATGACTGGTCTCGTGAAAATGAAGATGAACTTCGAAAGGCTTTCGATTTTGCTTCTCACGGAATTACAAGCTTGGAGGTGGTTTCTTTCGAGAATTTTGTCTCAGTTCTTCGAGACTTCCAGGCGCCGATAGGTAACGAGCACGTCCGGAAAATTCTGCTTGCTCATGATAAGCATAGGCAAGGTTTAATTAACGTCAATGACTTTTTCAAAGGTGTCAGATATCTGCCCAGGGCTCTTGTTATGACCTCTAGTGAACTAAAGAAGGCAAAGAAAAGGCCTGGTACGTCAGGTAAGGGTAAGAAGAAAAGCAAATTGAACCTTGCTTTGCCAATTTGCATCCTCCCACCTGAAAGTGTTCACCGCCGAGATGACGGGGGTCCACCGCATTTTATGATTGAGAAGTACCAGTTTGTTACAGACACAAACCGATTTGATCAGGACCATCCACCTCGACACCCGATAGAAGATGACTCTGCCTGGTATATAGACA CGGAAAAGACATTCATAAACATTAACTACTGTGTTAAGACTGGAGACATTGAGTCCCTGAAAATGGCCTTTAGTCAGAAGGTCTCAGTTGAGGTGAAAGATCACTTTTACAAGACACCACTAATGACTGCTTGTGCAAGTGGGAATTATGAAGTGGCCAGATTTCTACTTAATCTTGG GGCCGATGTAAATGCACATGATCAGTTCCGCTGGACTCCATTACATCACGCCTGCCATGCTGGACACCTCAACATTATTAAATTGTTAGTGGAGGCAGGGGCTTCAGTTAACATGCCCACTTTTAATGGAGCCACACCGTTAATGAGGGCCATTGAGAGTTCCAGGCCCTGTTGTGTGGACTATCTTATCAAGGCTGGAGCAACAGTTACAGCAGAAAACATTTCAG AGCAAAGCTGCTTGGACATTGCCCGTGTGTATGCAGACTTTCGGATTGTAAAGTTGATCCAGGACAAGGCTAATAGCTTTTGGAAGCCAAGGGAGCACAAGAAAGCCAAACCTCAGGCCAAACCGAGACCAGCCACCAGCACTTCCATTAACGAGAAg GGCTCTGTTCCCACACCACAGGCCCCAGAGGACTTTGCAGCCTCGAcagataaaacagaaatacaggacAACAGCGTGATCTTTCACAGCACCCAGATCACCAGTGGAGCGCTGAAAAAAGACATCAGCTTTGTGCCAAAAACG GTGTGGGGCAAACAACTGACTACTAACCagcagatggagaagaaggaaaaaaggagacAGCATTTCACTTATGGAGATTTTGATGACTTCTGGATGCCTTTCGGAAAGAATGTTGAAAAGAAAGCACTAGAGCAATCACGGATCTTGGAGCAAAACTGA